The following DNA comes from Novipirellula caenicola.
CAATGACACCTCTGGCAGCGACACCTCTTGGCGGCGAACCAAGTAGAGCAGCAGGTCGAGTGGGCCACGATATGCTGGCAATTCAACACGAAAATTCATGGTTTTGCCGAGGTCCCAAGCGGTGCGAACGTAGCGAATGGAGAAGATGGGTGAGATGACGAGCGGAATACGACTCGCTCGGTGACTCACATTAGCTTAGCAACCAAGATCACTCTAGACACGTTTTTGTGCTCATTTGCTGCGTTTTCGCGTGAACATCCTGCAGAATCATGCTGTCCAGGCCGGTGGCGACACGCCAAGCCGACGGCGATTCGCGAGCCCGCCTGGCGATTCACTTCGGAGCCGGTCTAAGCCCTTGTTGGTTTTTGTCGCCAAAATTATCATGCTACGCTCGACAAAGCGGTTCAATCCAAATCCTCGTAGATGACGATACCCCCCATCTGATGAGCAACGACAACCAGCGGCATGTGCTCAGTGCACTTGTCCAAAACGTTCCAGGCGTTCTGGCCCACATTTCCGGCATGCTTGCCTCACGCGGATTCAATATCGATTCGCTTGCGGTCGGTGAGACCGAAAACAAGCAACTTTCCCGCATGACCTTTGTCGTCGTGGGCGACGACCGCGTGCTCGAGCAGGTCGGCAAGCAGTTGGAAAAGATCGTCACGGTCGTCCAAGTGCTCGACGTCAGCAGTCGTGATTTCGTTGAACGCGATTTGTTGTTGATGAAGATCAAAGCACCCGCCGGTCCGGTTCGCAGCGAG
Coding sequences within:
- the ilvN gene encoding acetolactate synthase small subunit yields the protein MSNDNQRHVLSALVQNVPGVLAHISGMLASRGFNIDSLAVGETENKQLSRMTFVVVGDDRVLEQVGKQLEKIVTVVQVLDVSSRDFVERDLLLMKIKAPAGPVRSEIRELVDIFRGKIVDVGPSEVMVEISGRENKVQAFIERMRPYGITELARTGRIAMVRSDAGVPRLSDSPKVVTV